One window from the genome of Kryptolebias marmoratus isolate JLee-2015 linkage group LG1, ASM164957v2, whole genome shotgun sequence encodes:
- the p2rx4b gene encoding P2X purinoceptor 4b codes for MSKTAGCCQNCLHYIFDYETPKTLVIPSLRVGFVFRFTQLLVVLYVVGYVCVVQKAYQETDSVVSSVTTKVKGFVFTNTSDAEPRFWDVADFVIPPQGDNSFFVLTNMVDTREQTQSRCPELPNPSTTCADDCDYIEGYNDPRGNGIRTGLCENYSTTVKTCEVLSWCPLEIDTKLPERALLAAAENFTVLIKNSITYQKFNFHRRNILPHINSSYLKICEFNRKTDPDCPIFRLKHIVSEAGEDFQDMAVKGGVLGILIDWSCDLDWWAGKCYPKYSFRRLDNKNPVNNVAPGYNFRFAKYYKTADGEETRTLIKAYGIRFDVIVFGTAGKFGIVPTIVNLGAALSFLSLVPMVTDWFMLTCMRKRELYSRQKVTYLTEEADTESTSMSTTYGTQ; via the exons ATGAGCAAAACTGCAGGCTGCTGCCAGAACTGTCTACATTATATTTTTGACTATGAAACACCAAAAACGCTGGTCATCCCCAGCTTAAGGGTAGGATTTGTCTTCAGGTTCACCCAGCTCTTGGTGGTGCTGTATGTGGTGGG gtatgtgtgtgtggtgcagaAGGCCTATCAGGAGACTGACTCTGTCGTCAGCTCTGTCAccacaaaggtcaaaggttttgTCTTCACCAACACGTCCGATGCAGAGCCTCGTTTCTGGGACGTTGCTGATTTTGTCATTCCCCCTCAG GGGGATAATTCCTTCTTTGTGCTGACAAATATGGTGGACACCCGCGAGCAAACCCAGTCACGCTGCCCTGAG CTTCCAAACCCGTCAACGACCTGCGCGGACGACTGTGACTACATTGAGGGATATAATGATCCTCGGGGCAATG GCATACGGACGGGACTGTGTGAGAATTATTCAACCACTGTGAAAACGTGTGAAGTGCTCTCATGGTGCCCTCTGGAAATAGACACCAAACTGCCAGA ACGTGCACTCCTGGCTGCAGCAGAGAACTTTACCGTATTAATCAAAAACAGCATCACATACCAGAAGTTCAACTTTCACAG GAGAAACATACTGCCTCATATTAACTCCTCATACCTGAAGATCTGTGAGTTCAACCGTAAAACTGACCCCGACTGCCCCATATTCCGCCTCAAACACATTGTTTCCGAGGCAGGAGAGGACTTCCAGGACATGGCTGTGAAG GGTGGCGTTCTTGGTATTCTCATTGACTGGAGCTGTGACCTGGACTGGTGGGCAGGGAAGTGTTACCCCAAGTACAGCTTCCGTCGGCTGGACAACAAAAACCCTGTCAATAATGTAGCCCCTGGTTACAACTTCAG GTTTGCAAAATACTACAAGACTGCAGACGGAGAGGAAACGAGAACGTTAATCAAAGCGTATGGGATTCGCTTTGACGTCATTGTTTTTGGAACC GCTGGCAAGTTTGGAATTGTACCAACCATAGTGAACTTGGGCGCAGCCTTGTCCTTCCTGAGTTTG GTGCCTATGGTTACGGACTGGTTCATGCTTACGTGCATGAGGAAAAGAGAGCTTTACAGCCGACAGAAAGTGACATATCTGACCGAGGAGGCTGACACCGAATCA ACATCAATGAGCACAACATATGGAACCCAGTAG
- the zbtb26 gene encoding zinc finger and BTB domain-containing protein 26, translating into MIKGVYMTCSGPLTVLHPDQVPNPIPASFTSRKKKKHLPQVYYQGDTRPTGAAVLWFIMAQNQVILQFRFATFGDSMLQKMNLLRHQRRFCDVTVRINQLEVPGHKVVFAAGSSFLRDQFILQQDSKEVQISMMQEAEVGQQLLLSCYTGQLEFPELELVHYLTVASFLQMGHIVEQCTQALSKFIKPQSSRQLEVDVDIRREKSNESLASQAQRDHEHSQVQTIPEGDEEEDDEEEVVLGQVEGDNNGDSDDDEDDDDDDVIIQPESPVQILRRHPRPSMVKGDITIVKVESVSDVAENSITGHFSASPPAALHSPEPQHSLINSTVDSRGSEMAVPPGVGGYPLSPPPQSPPAEKYSGHQRSYDKPLQWYHQCPKCARVFRQLENYANHLKMHKLFMCLLCGKTFTQKGNLHRHMRVHAGIKPFQCKICGKTFTQKCSLLDHLNLHSGDKPHRCNYCDMVFAHKPVLRKHLKQIHGKNSFDNANEGSLHEGALEFDLGQMLKP; encoded by the coding sequence GCCCACTGGTGCTGCTGTCTTGTGGTTCATCATGGCTCAGAACCAGGTGATCTTGCAGTTCCGCTTTGCCACGTTTGGGGACTCCATGCTGCAGAAGATGAACCTCCTCCGTCATCAGAGGCGCTTTTGCGACGTCACCGTGCGCATCAACCAGCTGGAGGTCCCTGGCCACAAGGTGGTGTTTGCCGCTGGCTCGTCTTTCCTGAGGGACCAGTTCATCCTTCAGCAAGACTCAAAGGAGGTCCAAATCTCCATGATGCAGGAGGCGGAAGTTGGCCAGCAGCTGTTGCTGTCCTGCTACACAGGTCAGCTGGAGTTTCCCGAGCTGGAGTTGGTGCATTACCTCACAGTGGCCAGCTTCCTCCAAATGGGCCACATTGTGGAGCAGTGCACTCAAGCCCTCAGCAAGTTCATCAAACCTCAAAGCTCACGCCAGCTGGAGGTGGACGTGGACATCAGGAGGGAGAAGAGTAACGAGAGTTTGGCCTCTCAGGCGCAGAGAGACCACGAGCACTCTCAGGTTCAGACCATTCCGGAGGgagatgaggaagaggatgatgaggaggaggtggtgttGGGCCAGGTTGAAGGAGACAACAACGGTGACAGTGACGACGATGAGGACGACGACGACGATGATGTGATAATACAGCCTGAGAGCCCTGTCCAGATCTTGAGGAGGCATCCGAGGCCGAGTATGGTGAAAGGTGACATCACCATCGTAAAAGTGGAGTCTGTGTCTGACGTGGCAGAAAACTCCATCACCGGTCATTTCTCTGCCAGCCCTCCCGCTGCGCTCCACTCCCCTGAGCCCCAACACTCCCTCATCAATTCTACTGTCGACAGCCGCGGCAGCGAGATGGCGGTTCCTCCCGGAGTGGGCGGGTACCCCCTCAGCCCCCCACCCCAGTCCCCTCCTGCAGAGAAATACAGCGGCCACCAGAGGAGCTACGACAAACCCTTGCAGTGGTACCACCAGTGCCCCAAGTGTGCCCGAGTCTTCCGGCAGCTGGAGAACTACGCCAACCACCTCAAGATGCACAAACTGTTCATGTGCCTCCTCTGCGGCAAAACCTTCACTCAGAAGGGCAACCTGCACCGTCACATGCGGGTGCACGCTGGCATCAAGCCGTTCCAGTGTAAAATCTGCGGCAAGACTTTTACCCAGAAGTGTTCCTTGCTGGATCACCTAAACTTGCACAGTGGGGATAAGCCGCACCGATGTAACTACTGCGACATGGTGTTCGCTCACAAGCCAGTCCTCCGCAAACACCTCAAACAGATCCACGGCAAGAACAGCTTTGACAACGCTAATGAAGGCAGCCTGCATGAGGGGGCGCTCGAGTTTGACCTTGGACAAATGTTAAAACCCTGa